The DNA sequence TTAAAATAAATAAGTAAAGGTATTTCTTTACACTTTATCTAAAGAAGAACTGACTTTTTGTAATAAACGTAAGAACTCTTCAGCTTCATCTTGATCTAAATCTTTAATAAGTTCCTGGTTAACCTCTTTTGCAAAATGGACAAGTTTTTGTACTAAAAATCGTCCCTCCTCTGTAAGAGAGATATTTTTCTTTCTTTTATCGTCTTGAGATTGTACTCTTTTGAGATAACCTTTTGACTCAAGCCTATCAATAAGTCTTGTTACACTTGCTTCATCCCCGTAAACATATTTCAGCAATTCTTTTTGTGTTGTTGTATTGTTTCTATAAAGATTCATCAAGATACTAAATTGTAAATGTGTAAGATCGTATTCTTGAATCCTTGACTCTATAAGTCTTTTAATAACAACAGATGTACTAATAAAGTGATAGCCATAAGACTCTTGAAAGTTAAATTCTTCTTTTTCCATAATCTTATTGTATCAAAAAATAACTAATACTTGTTATTAACAAGTAATTAAGTTTAAAGAAAATATACTTGCATATAACAAGTAATTTAAATAAACAGGAGTTCAAAATGTCAAAAAAAAATGTTCTTATAACTGGTGGAGCAAGAGGGATTGGTGCAGCAACTGCGAAAGATTTAGGTAAAAACGGTTATAGAGTATTTATCAATTATGTAAATAGTATTCAAGTTGCTAAAGAGCTAGCCACTGAAATTAACTCTAATGGTGGAGAGGCTTATACTGTGCAAGCTGATGTAAGAGACGATGTTCAAGTTGCATCTATGTTTGAACACATAACAAGTAACTATGGTGGCGTAGATATTTTAGTATCAAATGCTAATATGAATTTTACTCAAAAACCTTTTGTTGAACAAACTTGGGATGAGTTCTCTCAAAAATTAAATGATGAGATGCATGCATCGTATGTGTGTGCAAAACATGCAGTAGAGTCGATGATTGAAAAGAGATTTGGCCGTCTAGTGTTTATCTCAAGTACTTTATCGGAGAGTCCTGCACCAAGCTTTATTGCACATGGTTCTGCCAAAGGAGCATTAGATACTTTTAGTAAATATCTTGCTCAAGAGTTGGGAGCTTACGGTATTACATCTAATATAGTTGCACCTGGATTAGTATTAACTGATGCGACAGAAGGTGCACCGGAAGAGTTTAAAGAGTTTATCCGTTCAATCACACCAACGCAAACTATATCAAAACCAGAAGATGTAGCCAATGCGATTAGTTTTTTAGTTAAAGATGAAAGTGCTCAGGTAACAGGTGCTTACCTATCAGTTTCTGGAGGAGCTTATTTATCTTAATCAAATCATTCGGTAGTTAGCTGCCGAATGCAATGTTATAATCTCTCTTTTGCCATTGGGTGACATACATCCACCGTATCTTTGAGATCTTGCTTTTGTATGTGCGTATAGATCTGAGTTGTGAGTAGTGAAGAGTGCCCTAATAACTCCTGCACTACCCTTATGTCTGCCCCACCCCGAATTAAAGATGTAGCATACGAGTGTCTCAGTACATGGGGTGAAACTCCCAAATACTTTTGTGTTATTTTAAAAGCGGAAATACGGCTAAGCTTTCCCCCTTTGTAATTACACCACACAAACTCTTTATCAAAAGTTAGAGATTCCAAGTACTCTTGTATAGCATCACGTGCTACTTTAGCCAGGGGTACTATTCTTTCCTTTTGTCCTTTAGCATGGCGAATATGAAGCCACTCCCCTTCTATATCTCCCATAGAAAGTTCCAAACATTCAGAGATCCTTGCCCCGCTTGCATACAAAAACAAAATAAGCGCATAATCCCTTTTTCCGATCCACGTAGAACGATCGATTAGAGCCAGAGCACTTTGAATCTCTTCATAAGATAAAAACTTCGGCAACAGTTTTGGAATTTTTGCAGATTTTATTTTAGTTCTTTCATCGACAAAGTCCTCTTTGTAACAAAAGTCAAAAAAAGCATTAATTGAAGAAAGTTTACGGTTTAAAGTACGTTTGTTTTTATACTCTGAAAGAAGAGAAAGAATTGTTGGTGTGTCTAAAGAGATAAGAGGTTTTTGAAGCTTCTCTTCGACATATAACAAATCACCTTTATACGCTTCCACACTCTTTTTACTGAGAGTCTTGGTGACTATTATATATTCTAAAAAAGCTTCTAATTCCCTAGACATTACTCTATTGATATTTTAGTGTCATCCACA is a window from the Sulfurimonas sp. C5 genome containing:
- a CDS encoding MarR family transcriptional regulator, with translation MEKEEFNFQESYGYHFISTSVVIKRLIESRIQEYDLTHLQFSILMNLYRNNTTTQKELLKYVYGDEASVTRLIDRLESKGYLKRVQSQDDKRKKNISLTEEGRFLVQKLVHFAKEVNQELIKDLDQDEAEEFLRLLQKVSSSLDKV
- a CDS encoding SDR family oxidoreductase, with translation MSKKNVLITGGARGIGAATAKDLGKNGYRVFINYVNSIQVAKELATEINSNGGEAYTVQADVRDDVQVASMFEHITSNYGGVDILVSNANMNFTQKPFVEQTWDEFSQKLNDEMHASYVCAKHAVESMIEKRFGRLVFISSTLSESPAPSFIAHGSAKGALDTFSKYLAQELGAYGITSNIVAPGLVLTDATEGAPEEFKEFIRSITPTQTISKPEDVANAISFLVKDESAQVTGAYLSVSGGAYLS
- a CDS encoding tyrosine-type recombinase/integrase, whose translation is MSRELEAFLEYIIVTKTLSKKSVEAYKGDLLYVEEKLQKPLISLDTPTILSLLSEYKNKRTLNRKLSSINAFFDFCYKEDFVDERTKIKSAKIPKLLPKFLSYEEIQSALALIDRSTWIGKRDYALILFLYASGARISECLELSMGDIEGEWLHIRHAKGQKERIVPLAKVARDAIQEYLESLTFDKEFVWCNYKGGKLSRISAFKITQKYLGVSPHVLRHSYATSLIRGGADIRVVQELLGHSSLLTTQIYTHIQKQDLKDTVDVCHPMAKERL